In Clostridia bacterium, the genomic stretch TCTGTCCGGACATGTACTGTCCGGTGAAGCGGAAATTCTCATTCACGATGTCCGACGACAGCACGGCGGCGTGCGATTTCAGGGTTTTCCAGCGAAGATACGTCTTCCAGTCCGCGACCGGGATGCTATCAAAATGGGTACTGATTGATTTGAAGAAGTCCGGATTGGTGACGTTCAGGTCCGCAAACTTGGGGGCGCCCGTTGCGACGAAAAACACAGTAAAGCCAAAGTTCGGGGCGAGCTTATCCAGTTCGACAACCGTCATCCGATGGTCGCGGTTCTTGGGATCGCGCAGCGAAACACGATCCATAGAGGCTTCGGCAAGCTTGGTCTCGATCGCCAGGATCGTCTTGGCATCGGCAGCCGCCTGCTCCGGCTTTTCGCCAGCCAGCTCCAGCATCTTCTGCGCGTGTTCGAGATACTTTTCCCTGGTTTCAATCGATTTCGGATCGTTCTTCAGGTAGTAGTCGCGGTCCGGAAGGGTGAGGCCGCCCTGGCTGACGCTCGCGATGGTCTGCTTGGCGTCGTGCATATCCGGGCTGGCTCCGAAGCCGAACAGAGCCGGAATGCCTACGCTCTGCATGTGAGCTACCTGCGCGAGCACATCGGCGCGAGTCTTGATCTTTGCAATGCGGTCGAATTCCGGTCGCAGTGGCTTTGCACCCAGGGCATCAACGGCCTTCTCGTCCATGCAGGCAGCGTAGAAGTTTCCCACCTTCTGCTCGATAGCGGAGTGGTTGCCGGGCTCGATCGCCTTCTCCAGCAATCCGTGCAGCACGCTGAGGTTGTACTCACCCAATTCCTGGAAGCGTCCCCAACGCGACTTGTCGCCGGGGACGGGATTTGCGCGCCGCCAACCACCGCAGGAGAACTCAAAGAAGTCGTTACAGGGATCTACGGATTTGTCCATCGCCGTTGTATCGAAACTGATAGGAGCTTTGGCGGTTTGCGATTGCGCCGGGGCGGTCTGTGCCACCGTTAGCACGGACCCCGTGGCCAGCAATAGAACTGCTACAAACTTGAAAGAGCGCATACATTCCTCGAATCGCTCAAACCTTCATTCGTCTGAGCTTCAAACTGCTGTGATTAGCTTTATGTGCTGCGACAATAATGTATTGCAAGAGTTATGAAAGCTGACGAAAATCATGGCCCAAAGCGTAGAAACGATTGTTCGACGCGCATACCCAATAAGCGTTAGCGGCCTTAAAACAATAACCGCGAACCCGAAGGCTCGCGGTTAGGCTTCTTACAAACATGCAGCTCCATATCTTCCTCATGCGCGAAGTTCTCAGCAATCTGCACGCGGACTCAACGGTTCGCGGTCACGACAGACCGCTCAGAAGATGTGGAAGCGAATTGTCAGGTACTTCTTCGGATTCTCACGGATTGCTTTTACCAGCCCACGCGTTTCCACCAGCATCTGGTCGACGTTGTTGTAGACCGAAGGATCACGCAAGAGCTTTCCTGCGCTGCCCTCGCCGGCCTCCAACCGGTCGGTGATCAAAGCCAGCTTGGTCATCGTGCTGTCGAGCTTGCGGGCAAACTCCTCATCACGCGCGAACTTTCCGAGCGCGCCTTTGCCCTGGTTGATTTGGTCTACCAACTCGTTGGCCTTGCCGATGGTCTGGTTGGCATTGTTATAGAGCGTGGGATCCTTGACGAGTTTGCCTATGGTGCCCTGCCCCTTATCGATGTCGTCCATCATCTTGCTGAGGCGGTCAACCGAGTTGTTCGCTCGGGCATATAGCTCGTCATCCTTGAGCAGTTTGCCAATGCTACCCTTGCCGGCGTTGATATCGTTAAGCAAGGTTTGCACCTGGTTCACGGAGTTGTTGAGATTGTTATAGAGCGCCTTGTCGTAAATAAGCTTTCCTACGGAGCCCTCACCGCCTTCAACAAACGCCATGATGCGATCTGCGCGCCTGAGCAGTACGTCGACATTTTGCAACGTGCTCTGGCT encodes the following:
- a CDS encoding M13-type metalloendopeptidase — encoded protein: MRSFKFVAVLLLATGSVLTVAQTAPAQSQTAKAPISFDTTAMDKSVDPCNDFFEFSCGGWRRANPVPGDKSRWGRFQELGEYNLSVLHGLLEKAIEPGNHSAIEQKVGNFYAACMDEKAVDALGAKPLRPEFDRIAKIKTRADVLAQVAHMQSVGIPALFGFGASPDMHDAKQTIASVSQGGLTLPDRDYYLKNDPKSIETREKYLEHAQKMLELAGEKPEQAAADAKTILAIETKLAEASMDRVSLRDPKNRDHRMTVVELDKLAPNFGFTVFFVATGAPKFADLNVTNPDFFKSISTHFDSIPVADWKTYLRWKTLKSHAAVLSSDIVNENFRFTGQYMSGQKELSVRWKRCTEMTDGALGEALGQLYVEKTFGADGKERTLKLVKAVEAAMGKNIQQLDWMSDETKKQAIEKLSAIVNNIGYPDKWKDYGTVKITRNDLVSNVRAAANFEAQRNYKKINKPTDVKDWSMTPPTVNAYYRGAMNDINFPAGILQPPFFSRAVDDAVNFGGIGAVIGHELTHGFDDQGRKFDAAGNLRDWWTEQDGKEFEKRTDCLVQQYGDFVAVKDDKGEVKLNGKLTLGENTADNGGVKIAYIALMDLLGPDAEKVADGFTPAQRFFIGYSQVWCQNVLGQTSRVLALTDPHSPGRYRVNGVVSNSPEFRKAFNCKAGDAMVRENSCRVW
- a CDS encoding MlaD family protein — translated: MPSQKQVRWAQLRVGLTVLFASITLAVLVFLMTGTQGLFTKKLTLLAYVDNAGGLRTGAPVRLQGVDVGNVVEIRVVPEHAPTAVEIKMRVSTKSGYNKFIRKDTAVVLSTAGVLGETFVDLDSTQAKGEPVVDGDTLRSREVADIQDVVRSSQSTLQNVDVLLRRADRIMAFVEGGEGSVGKLIYDKALYNNLNNSVNQVQTLLNDINAGKGSIGKLLKDDELYARANNSVDRLSKMMDDIDKGQGTIGKLVKDPTLYNNANQTIGKANELVDQINQGKGALGKFARDEEFARKLDSTMTKLALITDRLEAGEGSAGKLLRDPSVYNNVDQMLVETRGLVKAIRENPKKYLTIRFHIF